One Chitinophagaceae bacterium C216 genomic window carries:
- the hypBA2 gene encoding Beta-L-arabinobiosidase, with the protein MIFRSLIALVILFATFISQAQISRPYILKHEDYKHYIDYFNAMEDEPIVQAIPNKASWQWMQQNIPLFNCPQKEFEEIFYFRWWTLRKHIKATEQGFVFTEFLVQRSYADKYNLISSALGHHIYEARWLHNQQYLDDYLRIWYRGDDGKPLKRLRAYSSWNMDAVYNRYLVNRDTAFLKEYFQDWIADYAGWELDRKLPNGLFWQYDVRDAMEESISGGRREKNLRPSINSYMYGNAVAISKMAVLLGATSTADLYQKKADSIKTLLQQKLWNPHSGFFEVRKEHGDTLANVMEAIGFTPWYFNLPDRRYNIAWRKLMDTHHFNAPMGITTADRSHPQFRSHGCCKCEWDGAIWPFATAQTLTAMANLLNNYKNVPVTKNDYFTQLKKYARSQYRNGKPYIGEYMDEKTGMWLTHDARGRYYNHSTFNDLVITGLMGLRPRADNIVEINPLIPEHKWDWFCLDNILYHGKTLTIIWDKTGEKYHQGKGLSVWVNGRKIASSRRIRKLEARL; encoded by the coding sequence ATGATTTTTAGATCCCTCATAGCACTTGTTATATTGTTTGCAACTTTCATTTCACAAGCGCAAATATCTCGACCCTATATATTAAAGCATGAAGATTACAAACATTATATAGATTATTTCAATGCTATGGAGGATGAGCCTATTGTACAAGCTATACCTAATAAAGCTTCTTGGCAATGGATGCAACAAAATATACCGTTATTCAACTGTCCTCAAAAAGAATTTGAAGAAATATTTTATTTCCGTTGGTGGACATTGCGTAAGCATATTAAAGCAACAGAGCAGGGATTTGTTTTTACCGAATTTTTAGTACAACGTTCCTATGCAGATAAGTATAATCTCATTAGCAGTGCTTTGGGGCACCATATTTATGAGGCTCGTTGGCTTCATAATCAGCAGTACTTGGATGATTATCTTCGTATATGGTATCGCGGTGATGATGGGAAACCTTTAAAACGATTGAGAGCTTACAGCAGTTGGAATATGGATGCTGTATATAATCGTTACCTCGTTAATAGAGATACTGCCTTTTTAAAAGAATATTTCCAAGATTGGATCGCAGATTATGCCGGGTGGGAATTGGATCGAAAACTACCTAATGGATTGTTTTGGCAATATGATGTTCGCGATGCCATGGAAGAAAGCATTAGTGGAGGACGAAGAGAGAAGAACCTGCGCCCTTCTATCAATAGTTATATGTATGGGAATGCTGTTGCTATTTCGAAGATGGCTGTACTTCTGGGAGCAACTTCAACAGCTGATTTGTATCAGAAGAAAGCTGATAGCATTAAGACGCTTTTGCAGCAAAAGCTGTGGAATCCTCACTCAGGTTTTTTTGAAGTACGTAAGGAGCACGGAGACACTTTAGCTAATGTAATGGAAGCTATTGGGTTTACCCCTTGGTATTTTAACTTGCCGGATAGGCGCTATAACATTGCTTGGAGAAAGCTGATGGATACACATCATTTTAATGCGCCTATGGGTATTACCACAGCAGACAGAAGTCATCCGCAATTTCGTAGTCATGGATGTTGTAAGTGCGAATGGGATGGAGCAATATGGCCTTTTGCGACAGCTCAAACATTGACGGCAATGGCCAATCTTCTAAATAATTATAAAAATGTACCTGTAACAAAGAATGACTATTTTACTCAATTGAAAAAATACGCCCGTTCACAATATCGTAACGGAAAACCCTATATAGGAGAATACATGGACGAAAAAACGGGAATGTGGCTTACCCATGATGCCCGAGGTCGTTATTATAATCATTCTACATTTAATGATTTAGTGATTACAGGGTTAATGGGCTTGCGTCCGCGAGCTGATAATATCGTTGAAATCAATCCGCTGATACCTGAGCATAAATGGGATTGGTTTTGTCTTGATAATATTTTATATCATGGTAAAACGTTGACCATCATTTGGGATAAAACCGGAGAAAAATATCATCAAGGTAAAGGTTTAAGCGTATGGGTGAATGGTCGAAAAATAGCCAGCTCTAGGAGAATCAGAAAACTTGAAGCGCGATTGTAA